CTTGTTCCCAAGCTCCAGCTTGGGAACACAACTGTGCAGAAGCTCTAGCTTCGTAACATTTTGAGATGTTACGAAGGCCGCTCTTACAGGATGAAGGAACCTCGTGGGCCGACTTTGATACACCCGTTTTCGGACAAGCTCCTATGAACCGTTGCGCTGGAGGGTCTCTCTCTTTTTCTTGAGTTGCACGAGCACATGAGGCCGGTCGGTGATGATGCCGAATACGCCCATGTCCCGGAACCGCTCCAGGTCCTCCCGCTCGTTGACGGTCCACGCGATCACCGGAATGTCTTCCTCCCGGCACCGCCGGAGGTTTTCTTCGTGCAAGATCGCCGCCTTGGGGTGATACGTGTCCGCTCCCAGGCGCCGGACGGCCGCCACGGGGTCCTGGAAGGGGTTTTGGCTCAGGATCCCCACAGGCAGGGAGGGTTCCAGAGACTTCACCCGAAGGACGGCATCCTTATGGAAGGACGAGACGAGCACCGAGCGGGCCATGCCCGTTTCCATGACGATGCGCACCGTTTGTTCCGTCAGGCGGGCCCGGGTCTTGCCGTCGCCCTTGATTTCCACGTTGATCCTCCAGCCCAGGGCTTGGGTCAACAAGAGAGCTTGGCGCAGGGTGGGCAATCGGTGGTGGGTTTCATCTTCGGGGTCCTTGATGGCCTGC
This is a stretch of genomic DNA from Desulfoglaeba alkanexedens ALDC. It encodes these proteins:
- a CDS encoding glycerophosphodiester phosphodiesterase, whose product is MSATPISDWKIRWHSPWGPPLVGAHRGGRALASENTLAAAMLSFAVGADFWEMDVQLSADGVPVVIHDPTLKRTSNATQVDAKRSPWRVRDYLLADLEKLDIDVHPPNADPPGDPIQWILQAIKDPEDETHHRLPTLRQALLLTQALGWRINVEIKGDGKTRARLTEQTVRIVMETGMARSVLVSSFHKDAVLRVKSLEPSLPVGILSQNPFQDPVAAVRRLGADTYHPKAAILHEENLRRCREEDIPVIAWTVNEREDLERFRDMGVFGIITDRPHVLVQLKKKRETLQRNGS